A genomic window from Terriglobia bacterium includes:
- a CDS encoding HDIG domain-containing protein — protein sequence MREEVRKLWPELEWIADRDLREKVLATWVRTFELSPLTPEDLHEIPFTLLVPNCPVTFMEHKRCVVHIARRAAESMIEHLGRALPIDLDTVIAGAILADVGKLLEYEKADGKARQSERGESLRHPFTGVAVAMMCGVPDRVCHVIAAHAGEGDMIRRSTEATIVHHADFMSFLPFKNLK from the coding sequence ATGCGCGAAGAGGTCAGGAAACTCTGGCCGGAACTGGAATGGATCGCGGATCGCGACCTTCGCGAGAAGGTTCTCGCCACGTGGGTCAGGACGTTCGAGCTGAGCCCACTGACCCCCGAGGACCTCCACGAGATCCCGTTCACCCTTTTGGTCCCGAACTGCCCCGTCACGTTCATGGAGCACAAGCGCTGCGTCGTCCACATCGCCCGCCGCGCGGCGGAGTCGATGATCGAGCACCTCGGCCGGGCACTGCCGATCGACCTCGACACGGTGATCGCCGGCGCGATCCTCGCCGACGTGGGGAAGCTCCTCGAGTACGAGAAGGCCGACGGCAAGGCCCGTCAGAGCGAGCGGGGGGAGAGCCTCCGTCACCCCTTCACGGGGGTCGCGGTCGCCATGATGTGCGGCGTGCCCGACCGGGTCTGCCACGTCATCGCCGCCCACGCCGGCGAGGGGGACATGATCCGGCGCAGCACCGAGGCCACCATCGTCCACCACGCCGATTTCATGAGCTTCCTTCCGTTCAAGAACCTGAAGTAG
- a CDS encoding RNA polymerase sigma factor RpoD/SigA → MSTICEGTDEGRDRTRGEVPDPRAESPVRPDRDDWIESHRRRILWIAREYRHFGVPMEDLLAEGTVGVLEAAARFDPRRGVKFTSYAVWWIRKRICEMALSQTALIRVPRYRLRHLARVRAAEREFAAALGRPPANEEIAARAGLPEEEVRFLLGLSKREIPLGTLMGAESNLSVEETLSEPSPDTPDDSLIREDRLALLGRILGLLPRRECEILAMRFGLDGRRAKTLAEVGRRLGLSRERVRQVESRALVHLRQLSHDDCGHGSPRPRVPRPASEA, encoded by the coding sequence ATGAGCACGATCTGCGAAGGAACGGACGAAGGTCGCGATCGGACCCGCGGCGAGGTGCCTGATCCTCGGGCCGAGTCACCCGTCCGGCCGGATCGCGACGACTGGATCGAGTCGCACCGGCGGAGGATCCTCTGGATCGCCCGCGAGTACCGCCACTTCGGCGTCCCGATGGAGGACCTCCTCGCCGAGGGGACCGTGGGTGTCCTGGAGGCCGCGGCCCGCTTCGATCCACGTCGCGGCGTCAAGTTCACCTCGTACGCGGTCTGGTGGATCCGGAAGCGGATCTGCGAGATGGCGCTCAGCCAGACGGCGCTCATACGGGTCCCGCGGTACCGCCTCCGCCACCTCGCGCGGGTCCGCGCGGCGGAGCGCGAGTTCGCCGCCGCGCTCGGCAGGCCGCCGGCGAACGAGGAGATCGCGGCGCGGGCCGGCTTGCCCGAAGAGGAGGTGCGGTTCCTGCTCGGTCTCTCCAAGCGGGAGATTCCGCTGGGCACGCTGATGGGTGCCGAGTCGAACCTCAGCGTGGAGGAGACCCTGAGCGAGCCGAGCCCGGATACGCCCGACGACTCGCTGATCCGGGAGGACCGTTTAGCGCTCCTCGGCCGTATCCTCGGGCTCCTCCCGCGGCGCGAATGCGAGATCCTGGCGATGAGGTTCGGTCTCGATGGGAGGCGCGCCAAGACGCTGGCCGAGGTCGGCCGGCGCCTCGGCCTCAGTCGCGAGCGCGTCCGGCAGGTGGAGAGCCGAGCGCTCGTCCACCTGCGGCAACTCTCTCACGACGACTGCGGCCACGGGAGCCCGCGTCCGCGGGTCCCACGGCCGGCCTCCGAGGCCTGA